ttaagaaatttagagagtacgctaaataatataaaatctacaaTTGTAAATCAcgtaatcaataaaattagtaatattgtacataaatatttttaattgataaattttttaattttcttctctttcttcctccttcctccttctctctaTTTCTACCTCtgtctattttttatctttatctattttttgtatgtaagTTCATATTGTTGAGCGCGGTCACAGACGTAAATAAGAAACACtacattttaagtaatttaatagattttattaattataaacattagcGTTTTACAGAAACATCCGACTTAGAACGAGACCGAGATTAAACTCCTTGTTTATTTGCGCTGTCAAGCTCATGACAGCTATAACGCTCTTctcaaaaatcaatatattgatCGGCCAGGACAGCTGACCGATCTAACGAGCGCaacaatatgtatgtatgagtTCACGTGTATGATTGTATATGAGTGCTTTCTATGtgcgtaaagaaaaaaaatatcagaagGCGGCATTACAAAGTGTCGCGGCGGCGCGTCAtagcggcgcggcggcgcgaCGACGCGACGACTCGAAATCTCTTTGCGGCAAAGAACAAAGCTTTCGCCATACGTTAACCGGTTTCCGCGATTTGACAAAACATTATCATAGAAAAGTGGAGGAAAGGATCAGCAGAAAAATTGTGGCATTTGGTTCTTGGCAGTCACACGGTGCACATCAAGATGAAGAGAGGCCAGACCGCTAATATGGATAAAAAaggttaattttaaaatatctttatacttttttagtttataaaattataagtgtaaagtaaatatattacaaaaatacataaaacttttatagcaagtaaaaaaagaagtcaATTATGGCGATCAcgtcaaaaaacaaaaaaaagacgGCGAGAAAAACAACTAAATTTTCTTGCAAATATAGATCAGGGCAAGGATAATCAGAACAATGAAGATAATCAAGAAAATCAGGAGAATCAGGAGAATCAagagaatgtaaaaaaatcgagaataattttaaaagaaagtaaacTCTCAAGCAATGTACATAACATTGAGCAGGCAGCAGGATCAGCCACGGTGCAGGCACAGCAAAATATAGAggtaacatattaaaaaatttatatttaaaaaatcatacacatacatacacacatacaatatTGAGTAGCATGTAACAAACATGATTCTCTATACATAAtgtcatatacatatttataattaaatatatattttatttaaaaaataaataatatatcaaaaaaagacaaagtacacataacaattttatacatgtaagCATATTCGGatgtatgcatatatgtatatgtatgtatgtatgcatgcGTACACATACGCACACTTGATGTATACATCAATGCGcgcgtgaaataaaaattgtttatttcaaaaaagaaaagaaagacaaaTTAGTTTATTCTTAGATAAGGATATGTAGGTTATATAAAGTGTAATctggttttttaataatggaaatctatattttctattttattattttttattttatttaaatattctgatttttatttagctaatattttttctaatattcaagaaaaattacataattttttcaatattaatcctTAACGTTCACAAGTATTAGACCTGAATCACTTAAATGCTTACTGTAATAAAGAAGAttgttttaacttaaaaaaattactggaTAATCTTTGAACATCCTTTTTAAGATGCAATTGGTTTTATTCATGAAACTTGATGTCAAGTAATGAGACTCTGATGAAGTGCGAATGTTAAAGGTTAAAGTTTACGATATGCAATTGACTAGtctcaaaaaattgaatatttacattttacataaaacaatatcAATTTTGTCTATTCAGTTATCGATTACATAAATCtctatacttttaaaaactttgtttcTGTTATTAGCAACCAGTACCAAATCTTCAAGAAATCTACGAGGAATTGCAACATTTACGAAATTTATATGCTGTCGAACATGATCCTcgaatacaaaatattgaacGCAGAATGGATAGATTCCATATAGATGAGCAAAGGAGAGGCCGTGGAGGAGGACGTGGACGAGGACGCGGTCGAGGACGCGGTCGAGGAAGAGATCGTGGCCAAGGAAGAGtatcttatatacatatacataaagggaacgtgtatataataaataaataaaacataataaaacataataaaacattttaataaaacataataaaaaattattttaaaatatacttttgagaattaaattattacaccaACTTTGTATTTAATGCCACTTTGAAGTAGTTGACGCGATCGATTCcagtacaaaatattaataaatgaaaaaaaaagaactaatTTATCGCTTACATatctcaatataatattaaataagaaataatacaatattattttaagacaAAAACATTAAACTAGATGCTTGTTCGATGTAGTCACCGCTACAATTTGAACGCCGGTAGCGATAAGCTAACAAAAGTAAagtgctattaaaaaattaggtatttcattgttattggtatcaaaatgtttcttatttagtattatttcGAGATATATAAACGGCGAATTAGATGTTCGATTTAGCTACCGCTTCAACTTAAACTCCGGGAGCGCGACAAAAGGTATCAAGAAGAAAGGCACTGATcattgaaataagatttataaagGAAAAACCTTATACTATAATATTCTGCACGAGACTGATAATATtttccataaataaattaaacaataataatattgtacataaacaagttgtacgtaaaaaaattaaaagtggaAAAACTGTTcacgaatttaaaaaatgtacacgaCTCTATTTTCTATGTATTCTCcaacatatattatacttaaaaattgaaCACATAAATACTTTGGTATGGAGAATAAATGTCTTTTGAATGCAAAGAATGAACTGATTTTGAATAAAGgctttttagtattttaaactGTTAGTTGTGTCGAAAATAAACGTCCaaagtaatatgtaaaaataaacaatatgtaaaaataaaaaagtggtacgtatataatttcatataattattctttaaatgcttattttagtataaagttagctttaattttattgtaaactaATACGTACGTATTGAGTActcaaatcaaaattatttaaagtaattaaaaaaattttttttaagtatttaattggaaataattaaatatttgattcaacgttgaaattatattgaaacaaaGTCGAAGAttcctaaaaaatttgtataccATTTTAATGCCGATTTGACTAAAATTtccactttattttaatatttttgttttcattaGTTCGACATCACAACTATACATTCTAACTGCAGGGTAATAAAATCTTTCGCTGATGCGCTTTTATCgatataatatcatttttggCCTGTTTTATCTTAAGAATAGTTACTGTGTTGGCCGCTACCATGATATGGCGCTGAAACCAGTGAAAAGTGCTGGTCTCGCCTAAATCGGGACCTTTGGCTATCTGTCTATTAATCTGTGGTATCACTTTCTCTATCGATTACtgtttttatagtaaaatataaacgttgttacatttttatagtatcTACGTAATCACGTGTAATAATTCACGTGTAATAAAACATAAGTTAGTAATATCTTAATGGTAAGTACCTTaagtaaaataagatttattgcattaaataattatttaagattgatataaattacaatacgtAATAAAGATCGTCTAGAAAATTGATGGCAGAGTGAATGTCGTAGTTGTggatatagaataaaaaagaataaaacaaagaGACGTAAGAGCAATattcttttgtattatttatgtaaacatttttctttgtctTGACTTTCTCTGCCTGACTACGACATTTACATCTTATTTTCTAGCACCTACCCAAGATAGATTATACAtccttttcttaaataattatttatgtttgaaaacaaaattaaatcaaattaatgtacattataaatgttacGATTAACACATTATTAATAGACTGTGTAAAATGAACGtacttatatattaacataataaaaactgATTCTAGATTGTTCCTTTTGATGCGACCTTTTTAAGTAAGATCACAGAAGTGCTTTCTACAACcagctttttataaatattaatcagtcttacagaaatatagtcattaattataaatgttattggtaagttttatgtaaaataacttaatgaacaaaatattaatagtatatgcgtataattttatctttatttttcagaaaaagaacaaaaaaatgcattttatattattttattaaatgatgGCTTAGTTACGGTACCGAAGCAATGGTTAACGGATGATGAAAGGTATACGTTTTGGCCTGATGTAAATTTAGCACAATTaatcaatttgattaaatcATGTGCTAACATAAATTCACAATgggaaaaatatgaaatacaatttatatatgaaacagcaggtatttttttaaattaaatgtactaGGGTAAAAGCATCAATTACAGTGTTCTTTTAACACGATCGTCGAAATTTctgttaataaaatgatttctcatgtttgatatttatgtttgtttatGTCAAAATGAAATTTCTTCTATAGATTATAgttcttttatagattaaataaatactttttgagATTCTAATATTGAAAACGAATACGAtatgattaaaagaaaaaaatatttttgtgcgtaTTACTGGATACTTTTCTGTGACCAAATTTAATTACCGTACTCTAATTACTGTGCATAAGTTCCAAATACTGTGTTCTACTTACTGAATTTAAAACCAATTACTGTTTTccaaatatcaattattgtGCCCAAATAAAATCTGCAAATTTTTGAAttgtataaaaagtaattctcTTAAACCAAagctgttttaattataattcttatcaattttatttaattataatatttaatagaaaatgttAAGTTGAATAACTAAAAAGAATCGGAGATTAATAGCATTATTATaggtgtaattaaaaaacaattattttataataaatagaatactTACACAACTACTTTGTGCTCTTAACACATTACCTCTTATACTATTTGAAGAGGTTGAGTTTGTCATCTGTCAATTGGCGCGACAGGCATATACAATTGACACGCGtcataatttaaaactaattacTGTGCACATTAATTAGAGCAAATCAAAAATTCCATACTAATTTAAATCCAGTAATTATACtggatttattaaatattaaaaaaaatattaaatagttataattatttagtttatatagtatataaaattactttattttactttacgtactttattataatgcatatcttttgttaataaggttatattatacatatatagatatttaatctCTTATACAACGTAatgtcttaataattttaataaacaaaaggtAAAAAAACCATCAATTTGActgacataaaatttaaatttaatttttaatcttttttaatacgtaAGTACGGTTTAAACTctgcgaaaattatttactttattaaatatatgtatactagTAACTAGTCtgctaatttatttctaaaagtttataattttattaatgaacaATAAGAGCCGTTCTCGGGCAAATAATGGTGACATTGTTTCGTACTCCctttctgaaatatttgtaattcttttCAAATCTCTACAGATACGCGTTtagctttgtttttttttaaatttaattccgtCACtctagtaaattatttaagttattttattgttattattattaattttttatattttcatttgttttACCTTACCTTGAATGTATTATTTGTTtgcaatactttttaaatttattttattattttttaatcctagGGGCCCAGCACCATATTCGGCCCTGGCTGCTAAGTCTGGCTGTCAGCTTCAGCTTCGTCAATAAGAGTTGTTTTTTCGAAAAAGCAGAGCTCTCATTGGATATCGCATTATCGCGCTGGTCTGCTGGAGCCTTTAGTCGTCTCagcgagtgagtcccagatgcgcacagtaataaacggatagCTTTTAGGAGGAAAAACACGAGAAGGATGTCCCATAATCACATTTCCAGACAATGGCAATTTTCATAACTTAACTGATTTGGACTATCAGCGTCTTATGCTATATCTTACCTCTATGCCAACGTAAGGATACAgttgattaatttaacacatttattttaggcacgattttctctttttgtgCAATCTGtacgattaatttaaattatattaaaattgtttttattatttaaaatttttttgcttaggTTGCAAGAAGCAGATCTCGGGTTTCATTTAATAATCGATCGGAGAAACGATAAGTGGAATTCAGTGAAGACAGTGCttctaaaaatttctgtaaGTGTTCTGTAATTGTAATTCATTGTATTGCGTAATAATCCAGGATTTATTTGTTTAGAAATATAGTATGAATGGGaaagatattgtttttatCGGAGGCACCATGTTTTTCTTTCCAGGCATTTTGTTCCTGGTTTGATACACGTCGCTTACGTTCTACGACCCGTcggatttttacaaaatgccATTTTGGAAATGCCGAACAAATTATTCCGAGAGGATTTCAAGTTCAGAGTTATATTCTTAGCTAACATCGCCGAGCTGCACGAATTCATAGAGACGGAACAGCTCACTGAAGCACTTGGTGGTAATTTGCAGTATTGCCATCACACTTGGATACAGAACAGAATTGtaaatatgtcaaataaatttagcaATACTGAATAGAGTTAACTTATGCATTCTGTATtcattcatataaatttcatataattcatattcatataaatttattttttccagatttaaacatgaatttttcaattctaCAGCAACGTGGTCTATGTTTAAACTTCTTTCTGTGGATCGTAAATTTAAGTCACGCATCTGTTGATTTCTTCGCAGTATTCTGCAAAGAGTTTCTGtttgtatgttttttatatttgcaagaTGTAAGCGCTTGAGACACTTGAAATTTTCGAGATGGGAAAATCCCTTATCATTTATGAAACAACACATACTAAGAtccaaatctaaaaaaaaaaactatatatatgtgtattaattaatgtacaatTTACCCGTATTCTTAAAAGCAATTCTAAATGTTTATaccttttaatatttgacaCGTCTTTGAAATTTCAAGCAGAACAGAGTCGTCGATAGATTGATAGTAACTTAATATTAGACGTTTTAACAGCGTACCACAAGtgatcataaatatattaaatttccaaaCAAGAAAGTAACAAAATGACAGATCcaaatatgttaatttggTTATTGTCTAAAAATCAATACATCTGGgcgtaaaataatcaaataaattagaaagatTAGAGCGCCAATACGTAAAGTATATATTACGTATGTTCAAGCTTGTATAAAGGAAATTGCGTGGACTTTGGCTAGTTACAGCACCACCAGCGGCACTCCTAGAAAAACGCTACTCACTCAGCAGCGACCACCCAGCCCGGAACCATCATGGCTGCAGGACAGAGAACTACCGCTACTAGTGTTACCTAAATCCTCAGACGATTTGTTGGTCCCCAAAGAGTTGGTCATGCCGTTGCTCTCCATTTACGAGGTGCTCAGGCACTTTCGCACTCTGGTACGCCTCTCCTGCTTTAGATTTGAGGACTTTTGCGCCGCGCTTATGTGTGAGGATCAGACAAACTTATTGGCGGAGCTTCACATCATGCTTATCAAGGCGCTGTTGCGAGAAGAGGATTCACAACAGACACATTTTGGTCCACTGGACCAGAAAGACTCTGTGAATGTTAGCTTGTACTTTGTGGACTCTCTGACATGGCCAGAAGTGTTACGTTCGTATGTAAAGAGTGATAAAAGTTTCGATCAgaacattttacaaatattagcTACTACTGAATATTCTTTTACTGCCATCGAGGATAGAATCAAGGTCCTACAATTTTTAACTGATCAATTCTTAATTACAAATCCAGTGAGAGAGGATTTACTGCATGaagatacaataaaaaaatacattttacaattatcaATTTAGCATTTTGTATACTACAGTTTTTTGCATGTGTTTATCCACAATATAGcttgatatttaaaatcagcAAGGAAAAAATTTGCTATGTCCATGCTGATAGTACTTATAGTAGTGAATATCTTTAATCAAATATGAAACTAaactttatactttatatttaaaatatacattattaagaaatatataattttgatttatttaacaagCCTGATGTTTCAATAGTTTAATTATCAAACAATTTACAATGGATTTACAAAGAATTTAGTTTATCtgttttgtagaaatttatttcttataaattaaaattatttttttaatttctaaatctgatttttaaataaatgtttgttttatttaaattaattagaattatttgtttaaatatatgtgtgatagatacatttgtatagtttttgaaatcttataaaattgaGTTTTTAAGTGATAAAGAATGCTTAAAATTGGTTGAGAAAGAGGAGACTATGGAATAGACAACATGTATGTTTTGCAGGAGCTATGCATTACGATGATCACTGCAGAGTATGCCATCGATTAGGAGATCTATTGTGTTGTGAAACTTGCCCGGCTGTATTTCATTTAGAATGCGCAGAACCACCTCTGGTCGATGTTCCTACTGAAGATTGGCAGTGTAGTACATGTAAAGCCTACAAAGTGATGGGCGTCATAGACCGTATTTCCGATGTCGAAAAGAATGGATCATTATGTAGACAAGAGCATTTAGGATTCGATAGACATGGCAGAAAATATTAGTTTCTCGCAAGAAGAGTTTTTGTGtaagacatttttatatatctatatacaaGAGATAAGAAACAAGAGGCAAacatgtgtgtgtaaatttttttcttataattttatttttttttagcgagAGTGAAGAAGGCGAGGTGTGGTATTATAGCTCACCCTTGCAATTAGAAGAACTGATGCTTGGATTAGATCAAAATGAAATGAAAGTGGCGCTTTATCGTGAATTGTCCGATTACAAGGAGGAGATAATTCGTCAAATGGAGCTCATAGAGACTCTCACTAATCAGTTCAAAGGAAACAAGAAATTGTATTTGGAAATAGAAAACAGTAAGATCAATCTTCTTCAATTAACATCAGCTTTTAAATCTCTTTTGATTAGATATcaaagtttatatgtattaaataatatttaaaagataattattcttttaaatattttttagattgtatacaaaagttacaaaaagAACGACAAGAGAAacaggagaaagaggaggaggagaaaaaagaaaagcagaGACAGGAAGCAGAGGAAATGATATGCAAGATGCATGAGAATGCAGATGCTTTTGATGAGCGTACGACAGGAACGATGGAACAAAGTGAAACGAAGACATCTGGTGATGAGTCGACTCCAGCTACTCAAGTACCTGAGGTGGTCGGCGAAACTGTCGAAGTCGATGCTACCGAAGCGTCATCGACCGCGACAAATACGGATAAAACTACGAAAAATAGCACTTCTACGTCGTCATCTGAAGATATTGACGAAGAGACGTTAGAAGGAGAGGAGAAAATTGGAAAAGATGATGAGATTTTACAAtagaacattataatattgttgtgAACTTTGTTGATAAAAGCATTACttcttttatatgaaaaagtgtattttctacacaacagatatttttatagaataagcgcatttttctttatatattagttaattgtattttatttgtattgtgtataataataattttttcttttaggtAAAAAACATACTATTGTGACAAGATTGGAGACTGGTTCATTGCAACCGCAAACTTTTAACATGGATGAGGTGAAAAGACGGAGCATGGCACCATTGTCGAAGGaggaacaagaaaaattagacAAGGGTCTAAAAGACTTCGAGAGCGACAGTAATATTAGAGTAACGCGTCAAAAAGCACATCAAATCGCGTCCGgcacacatttatttaaattgggCATGGACAACAACTTTAAGTCTTACGTCAATCAATACAGCACTAATATCGTCGCGTTAAATAAGACACAGAGAAACGAAGAACGTGATAAGAAACGTCACTTGTCGCACAAGTTCTCGCTTACACAGGCGTCGGAGTTCAAATGGGTGGGCAGTTTGACAGGTACCCGTGCCTTGATAGTCAGTACGCTGTGTCAAACAATTTTACAGCTCGAGAGCAATATTCAGGCGTCATTTATGCATACCAATTGGCCGCTATTGCGCAAACCATGGACTTCGGCGGTGGGAGCATGTGTAAATCCACGAGACTTTGCGCGTACTCTTATCGTCTTGCAAGCGTGCATCAAGTCTGTCGTGTTTGCGAGCGTGTGGCATGATCAGCTTGGCCATGTGAAACTCCAACGGGTGACCGCGCTCGAGCGTGAGGAGAAAAAACGTCAGgataagaaagagaaaaaagagaaagaggacgAGGAGGAGCGTAATCGACTCTTCAACTTTGTCAAGTATACGCTCGGCTTGAAGCATCAAGTGTGGAAACAGAAGGGTGAAGAGTATCGAGTGCACGGTCAGGGGGGTTGGCTCTGGGTGTTGTCCAGGCGCCGTTATCGATTCTCGGATATGACAAAGATGGGCTTACGTGCCGGTCCACAGAAAATTATGGTGCAGATCAAGGATCAAGGTGGCTTCAAAATACTCGCACTTGATCCACTCACTTATGAATTTCTTATCAAGGAATACTATCCAAGTAAGACAGAGAATGGTATTGTGAAACAAGAGATCAAAGAGGAAGGTGTGGAAAAAGACACAATAAAACAGGAATGTAATgcggaaaatataaaaaaggagCCTACAATTGATGGCGAAACTAAAGGCGTTAATCCATTGCTCGGTGTCGATAAAACCAGAAACCCAATCGATTAAACAGGAACCGAAGACGAATCTGTCATGTATGTAGCCAGTTTgagataaatttacataaaatataaatttctcaagaatgtgatattgaaataattcagagacgttttaaaatttgtattttatttgtaagaagaactaaattgattttttttccagTTTTAGCCGGCATgaaaattgaaagtttttacCCCAATTACTGAATTTGAAGATATCAACATCAATAAGGTACTAACCACTTCTGGAAGATTGCACTATTCAAAAGTTGCAAAAAGACGAAGATCGACGATTTTCTAGCACGTAGAACACATTTGAAGTTTTTAGAAGAAAgaagattattacaatttgtgagtatatctttattatatataaataatatgcataattatatatcttatttagcAATGTACATGTTTTATGtacaaatctgaaaaaatctatattggtttcataattataatgttaatatgtaatataaaatataaattccgtattattatttaaaaatatttttacagcatGTCAATGTTTTGCAGGTGAAGACAAAAGAAGCAAATCAGACACCAAATAAAAAAGGTAGAGATAGCGATTCCGCAGAAGTCGATACGGAAAATTACGAAGAAAACTATAGTAGTGCACCATTGGTGGCGGTGGAGACGGTTCTCTGCAAGGTATTTTGTCTACGCCCACTGGCAAACAACAGCAACCGCAAGCGAAAAAAATACCAGTAACAGCTATTCCTGCGTCCAAGGAAATGCTGTCAATTACCAAGCGCACCCAGCAAGTGCGCTTGCAATACTCGGCTGCCTTGAAGCTCTGCAAAAACGGTGGTTGTTACTCGCGCTATTGTAATATGAATAACACTAACAAGAACAACGCCATACAAAAAAAAGCAAGGCGGCGGAGCAAGTTGGATGAAAACAAGCCACGTTCCGAAACACTCGATGCGCCACTCCTCTTGACCAGCACATTATATAAGATCAGCGAGTCGGAGCCTTCGGTGTCCGGTATGTTCTTTATCAAGGCAACGGTCGGATTGAATACCTCAAGCGATTCGACTCAATCGTTGTTTCAAGACCAATACCCTATGGACGGTATACAGACAGAGATAATCTATACGCCGTATGAGCAGCTCGCGAAAGAGTCGCCGAGCAAAATCAAGAATatggacgggattcatagaccgatcttaagctcaagcattgtcttaagtctagcttcgagccgacttgagacttacttaaccaatgaaataacagcatttaCGTCTCAAGATCatgcttaagctggaacttgaataagattcgactatgaattccggcctaagaagaaaaagaaggtgGAGGATCCGCAAACAATTGCATTCCTCGGCCCGATCCCAAACACTCAAATCTTTAAGGGCATGTCG
This DNA window, taken from Monomorium pharaonis isolate MP-MQ-018 chromosome 6, ASM1337386v2, whole genome shotgun sequence, encodes the following:
- the LOC118646137 gene encoding la-related protein 1B-like; this encodes MKRGQTANMDKKDQGKDNQNNEDNQENQENQENQENVKKSRIILKESKLSSNVHNIEQAAGSATVQAQQNIEQPVPNLQEIYEELQHLRNLYAVEHDPRIQNIERRMDRFHIDEQRRGRGGGRGRGRGRGRGRGRDRGQGRLPLQLKLRERDKRYQEERH